One window from the genome of Natrinema caseinilyticum encodes:
- the thrC gene encoding threonine synthase, which yields MAMDHVTTLECTICGKEYDPDQIIYTCPEHEGVSGILEVTYDYDVIDDNFDAELDGNITSQWKYEAFLPVDDDADIVTLNEGGTDLFDAPNLTAELGVTTLVKDDGRNPTGCFKDRASSVAVTKAKHAGRDIITCASTGNAAASLSGYAARGGLDCRIFVPGDAPAGKLAQPLVYGADVLAVNGSYDEAYDLSVEVTDEYGWYNRNAAINPFQVEGKRTVGHELAEQSRVRGEIPDWVVFSMGDGCTIAGAWKGFREFYDLGYVEDTPKMLGVQAEGASAIHDAFHDHDDVDDLADTLADSIAVGRPRNTIKACRALEESGGTALLVEDEEILEAEKLLGSTEGIYTEPAGATPLAGVRRAIDEGIVGSDETVVINSTGFGLKDTESAKRATGDVVRIDPDIAEVQQRYDVPTSAAADD from the coding sequence ATGGCGATGGACCACGTTACCACACTCGAGTGTACGATTTGTGGGAAAGAGTACGATCCGGACCAGATCATCTACACCTGCCCGGAGCACGAGGGTGTCTCGGGCATCCTCGAAGTGACGTACGATTACGACGTCATCGACGACAACTTCGACGCCGAACTCGACGGAAACATCACGAGTCAGTGGAAGTACGAGGCCTTCCTCCCGGTGGACGACGACGCCGATATCGTGACGCTCAACGAAGGCGGCACGGATCTCTTCGACGCGCCGAATCTCACCGCGGAACTCGGTGTTACGACGCTGGTCAAGGACGACGGTCGGAATCCGACCGGCTGTTTCAAAGACCGGGCGAGTTCCGTCGCGGTCACGAAGGCGAAACACGCCGGTCGTGACATCATCACCTGTGCGTCGACCGGGAACGCTGCGGCCTCGCTGTCCGGGTACGCCGCTCGCGGGGGGCTCGACTGTCGAATCTTCGTTCCCGGCGACGCCCCCGCCGGAAAGCTCGCACAGCCGCTCGTCTACGGTGCCGACGTTCTGGCCGTCAACGGATCGTACGACGAGGCCTACGATCTGAGCGTCGAGGTTACCGACGAGTACGGCTGGTACAACCGCAACGCCGCGATCAACCCGTTCCAGGTCGAGGGCAAACGCACCGTCGGCCACGAACTCGCCGAACAATCGAGGGTCCGCGGCGAGATTCCGGACTGGGTCGTCTTCTCGATGGGTGATGGCTGTACGATCGCCGGCGCCTGGAAAGGATTCCGGGAGTTCTACGACCTCGGGTACGTCGAAGACACGCCGAAGATGCTCGGCGTGCAAGCTGAGGGCGCGTCCGCGATCCACGACGCGTTCCACGACCACGACGACGTCGACGACCTCGCCGACACGCTCGCCGACAGCATCGCCGTCGGTCGACCCCGAAACACGATCAAAGCCTGCCGTGCGCTAGAAGAAAGCGGCGGCACCGCCTTGCTCGTCGAGGACGAGGAAATTCTCGAGGCCGAAAAGCTGCTCGGGAGCACCGAAGGCATTTACACCGAACCGGCCGGCGCAACGCCGCTCGCCGGCGTCAGGCGCGCGATCGACGAGGGAATCGTCGGGTCCGACGAGACGGTCGTCATCAACTCGACCGGGTTCGGGCTCAAAGACACCGAGAGCGCGAAACGGGCGACCGGCGACGTCGTGCGGATCGATCCTGACATCGCCGAAGTCCAGCAGCGCTACGACGTCCCGACGTCGGCGGCCGCCGACGACTGA
- a CDS encoding LLM class flavin-dependent oxidoreductase translates to MSYSHEASDGSDRVGIYLQDKHPIRENMELVQYAEERGFDEVWQAESRLARDAITPMAAYAAVTDDIKIGSGVINNWTRNTALIAQTMSTLEELAGPNRILCGIGAWWDPLAEKVGIDRSDSLRAMRECVEVTKRLLEMENVTYDGDHVNVRDIELDVVHGDSGPRTVPVYVGATGFKMMELTGHFADGALMNYLVSPEYNQKALDALQTGADRSDRSVDEIDRPQLIVCSMDHDEEKALDNARELITQYLGQQPHIMKASGVSQDLIDEVGEAIGGWPADKDDIRKGMDLIPDEVVHKLTASGTPEQCRAKVREYADNGCLCPILYPLGDDPELMIDEFADGYR, encoded by the coding sequence ATGAGCTACAGTCACGAGGCAAGCGACGGGAGCGACAGAGTCGGAATTTACCTTCAGGACAAGCACCCGATTCGCGAGAATATGGAACTGGTACAGTACGCCGAAGAACGGGGGTTCGACGAAGTCTGGCAGGCCGAATCGCGCCTCGCCCGGGACGCCATCACCCCGATGGCAGCCTACGCCGCCGTCACCGACGACATCAAAATCGGCTCCGGCGTCATCAACAACTGGACGCGGAACACGGCCCTCATCGCACAGACGATGAGTACCCTCGAGGAGCTGGCCGGTCCGAACCGAATCCTCTGTGGGATCGGCGCCTGGTGGGACCCCCTCGCCGAGAAGGTCGGCATCGATCGCTCCGATTCGCTGCGTGCGATGCGCGAGTGCGTCGAAGTGACGAAACGCTTACTCGAGATGGAGAACGTGACCTACGACGGCGACCACGTCAACGTCCGTGACATCGAACTGGACGTCGTTCACGGCGATTCCGGCCCCCGAACCGTGCCCGTCTACGTCGGCGCCACCGGGTTCAAGATGATGGAGTTGACGGGCCACTTCGCCGACGGGGCCCTCATGAACTACCTCGTCAGTCCGGAGTACAACCAGAAAGCCCTGGACGCACTCCAGACGGGAGCGGACCGCTCCGACAGGTCCGTAGACGAGATCGATCGACCGCAACTGATCGTCTGTTCGATGGACCACGACGAAGAGAAGGCGCTCGACAACGCCCGGGAACTCATCACGCAGTATCTGGGCCAACAGCCCCACATCATGAAAGCCAGCGGCGTGAGCCAGGACCTGATCGACGAGGTCGGCGAGGCCATCGGCGGCTGGCCGGCCGACAAGGACGACATCCGGAAGGGGATGGACCTCATCCCGGACGAGGTCGTCCACAAGTTGACGGCGAGCGGGACCCCCGAGCAGTGTCGCGCGAAAGTTCGAGAGTACGCGGACAACGGCTGTCTCTGCCCGATCCTGTACCCCCTCGGTGACGATCCGGAACTCATGATCGACGAGTTCGCGGACGGCTACCGCTGA
- a CDS encoding N-acyl-D-amino-acid deacylase family protein: MSSLTTESIEFRNARVVDGSGGDADTATVLVDDGRIRRIADEPAGADREIDLEGSVLAPGFIDMHAHSELRLFERPDAAEKITQGVTTEVLGQDGVSVAPVPAALKAEWANRIQSLDGTIDREWPWTTVRGFLDELSDAEPAVNAAFYAPHGNLRSLQAGFEDRPLEDDELESLQEDLAAALEEGAFGLSKGMIYPPSSYGRDPELEALAETVGEYDSFMVSHVWNETDYVVESIERYLDICHRGGCDAHVSHLKVGGQHNWGASEDVLSLFDDAEARGQSVSFDQYPYTAGSTMLTALLPPWARQDDSDAILERLREETARERIAADIAEPGEWENLARAAGTWDNILITRTESGRHQGETVAEIAAERDLDPVDAMCDLLVEEDLDVTMADFIMSEDDIERFLADPRGTFCSDGIFGGKPHPRAIGTFPRILERYVRERDTLSLERMVYKAAGRPADLLGLPDRGYVKEGYVADLVAFDPDVVVERPTYEDPNRLTEDLEYVLVGGDVAVEDGTPTGERNGSVLRSTEEWDGGTRPSRSRSVF, from the coding sequence ATGTCGTCTCTTACCACGGAATCGATAGAATTCCGTAACGCGCGGGTCGTAGACGGGAGCGGCGGTGACGCCGACACCGCCACCGTCCTGGTCGACGACGGCCGGATTCGGCGAATCGCCGACGAGCCGGCCGGGGCCGACCGCGAAATCGACCTCGAGGGATCGGTCCTCGCCCCGGGATTCATCGATATGCACGCACACTCCGAGTTGCGACTGTTCGAAAGGCCCGACGCGGCCGAAAAGATAACGCAGGGCGTAACGACGGAGGTCCTCGGACAGGACGGCGTCAGCGTCGCGCCGGTTCCGGCGGCGCTCAAAGCGGAGTGGGCGAACCGAATCCAGTCGCTCGACGGCACGATCGACCGGGAGTGGCCCTGGACGACCGTCCGCGGTTTTCTCGACGAACTGAGTGACGCGGAACCGGCCGTCAACGCCGCCTTCTACGCCCCCCACGGAAACCTCCGGTCGCTGCAGGCCGGATTCGAAGACCGCCCCCTCGAAGACGACGAACTCGAGTCCCTCCAGGAGGACCTGGCCGCGGCGCTCGAGGAGGGCGCCTTCGGGCTGTCGAAGGGAATGATCTACCCGCCGAGTTCCTACGGCCGCGACCCGGAACTGGAAGCGCTGGCGGAAACCGTCGGCGAGTACGATTCTTTCATGGTTTCGCACGTGTGGAACGAAACCGACTACGTCGTCGAATCCATCGAACGCTACCTCGACATTTGCCATCGCGGCGGGTGTGACGCGCACGTCTCCCATCTCAAGGTCGGGGGACAGCACAACTGGGGGGCCTCCGAGGACGTTCTCTCGCTGTTCGACGACGCCGAAGCGCGGGGGCAATCCGTCTCCTTCGATCAGTATCCCTACACCGCCGGGTCGACGATGCTCACGGCGCTGTTGCCGCCGTGGGCGCGCCAGGACGATTCGGACGCGATACTCGAGCGCCTCCGCGAGGAGACGGCGCGAGAGCGCATCGCGGCAGACATCGCGGAACCCGGGGAGTGGGAGAACCTCGCCCGCGCGGCCGGGACGTGGGACAACATCCTGATCACACGGACGGAAAGCGGACGCCACCAGGGCGAAACGGTCGCGGAAATCGCCGCCGAACGAGATCTCGATCCGGTCGACGCGATGTGTGACCTCCTCGTCGAAGAGGACCTCGACGTGACGATGGCCGACTTCATCATGTCCGAAGACGATATCGAGCGCTTCCTCGCCGATCCACGAGGGACCTTCTGCAGCGACGGTATCTTCGGTGGGAAACCCCACCCACGCGCGATCGGAACGTTCCCGCGGATCCTCGAGCGATACGTTCGAGAACGCGACACGCTGTCGCTCGAACGCATGGTGTACAAGGCGGCCGGCCGCCCGGCGGACCTTCTCGGGCTTCCGGACCGCGGCTACGTGAAAGAGGGCTACGTGGCCGACCTCGTCGCGTTCGACCCCGACGTCGTCGTCGAGCGACCGACGTACGAGGACCCGAACCGGCTGACGGAGGATCTCGAGTACGTCCTCGTCGGCGGCGACGTCGCGGTCGAAGACGGAACCCCGACCGGCGAACGGAACGGATCCGTCCTCCGCTCGACCGAGGAGTGGGACGGCGGGACGCGCCCGTCCCGTTCGCGCAGCGTGTTCTGA
- a CDS encoding Zn-dependent hydrolase: protein MTSATIDDGRFRERFDEFSRIGATDAGGVNRPSLSDENREARDTLVEWFREAGLEVRIDEMGNIFGRREGRDPSAAPVVSGSHIDSQYNGGRYDGVVGVLSALEVVEALNDAGVETKRPIDVVAWSDEEGVRFQPDMLGSGVYTGVFDLEYAYDREDKDGNRFGDELERIGYKGDEPCSADDIHCYFELHVEQGPFLEQADLSVGVVEGVFGFSWMNVAFEGQANHAGPTPMNMRHDAFVATADVTKAVREITATEGTDLVGTVGSVDVWPNAINVIPERVEFTLDFRSYDNAVVDAAVERIENEIQWAADREGLEYELEEIMRVDADPFDDGCIETVANAAEDAGCEYTRLVSGAGHDANYLNKIAPTSMIFVPSVDGISHRESEYTEWDDIVTGADVLLRAIRERASE, encoded by the coding sequence ATGACATCCGCTACGATAGACGACGGTCGGTTCCGCGAGCGGTTCGACGAATTCAGCCGGATCGGGGCGACCGATGCGGGGGGCGTAAACCGCCCCTCGCTCTCCGACGAGAACAGAGAAGCGCGCGACACGCTGGTCGAGTGGTTCCGCGAGGCGGGCCTCGAGGTGCGCATCGACGAGATGGGCAACATCTTCGGCCGCCGGGAGGGGCGCGATCCCTCGGCCGCTCCGGTCGTGTCAGGCTCTCATATCGACAGTCAGTACAACGGCGGTCGGTACGACGGCGTCGTCGGCGTCTTGAGCGCTCTCGAGGTCGTCGAAGCGTTGAACGACGCCGGCGTCGAAACGAAACGGCCGATCGACGTCGTCGCCTGGAGCGACGAGGAAGGCGTTCGGTTCCAGCCGGACATGCTCGGCAGCGGCGTCTATACCGGCGTCTTCGACCTCGAGTACGCCTACGACCGGGAAGACAAGGACGGGAATCGGTTCGGTGACGAACTCGAACGGATCGGGTACAAGGGCGACGAACCGTGTTCCGCGGACGATATCCACTGCTATTTCGAACTCCACGTCGAGCAAGGGCCGTTTCTCGAGCAGGCGGATCTCAGCGTGGGCGTCGTCGAGGGGGTCTTCGGCTTTTCGTGGATGAACGTCGCGTTCGAGGGCCAGGCGAACCACGCCGGCCCCACGCCGATGAACATGCGCCACGATGCGTTCGTCGCCACGGCGGACGTGACGAAGGCCGTCCGCGAGATAACGGCGACCGAAGGGACCGATCTCGTCGGGACGGTCGGCAGCGTCGACGTGTGGCCGAACGCGATCAACGTCATTCCCGAACGCGTCGAATTCACCCTCGATTTCCGCTCGTACGACAACGCCGTCGTCGACGCGGCCGTCGAGCGGATCGAAAACGAGATCCAGTGGGCTGCCGACCGGGAGGGACTCGAGTACGAACTCGAGGAGATCATGCGGGTCGACGCCGATCCGTTCGACGACGGCTGTATCGAGACCGTCGCGAACGCGGCCGAGGACGCCGGTTGCGAGTACACTCGACTGGTGAGCGGCGCGGGCCACGACGCGAACTACCTCAACAAGATCGCGCCGACGAGCATGATCTTCGTTCCGAGCGTCGACGGAATCAGCCACCGGGAGAGCGAGTACACCGAGTGGGACGACATCGTTACCGGCGCCGACGTCCTCCTCCGTGCGATACGCGAACGGGCGTCCGAGTGA
- a CDS encoding 5'-deoxyadenosine deaminase, whose protein sequence is MILSGTVIADSETVLDDGSVVVDGSRIEAVGRRAEIVDRYPDREERSYNVLLPGLVGGHIHSVQSLGRGIADDSELLDWLFEYILPMEASLSETEMEIAAKLGYLEMIESGTTTCIDHLSVNHADRAFEAAGTMGIRGLLGKVMMDQRSPEGLDEATDDALAETERLIRTYHGSFDDRIRYAVTPRFAVSCTEECLRGARELADKYDGVRIHTHASENRSEIETVESDTGMRNIHWLDEVGLTGEDVVLAHCVWTDESEREVLAETGTHVTHCPSSNMKLASGIAPIVDYLDRGINVALGNDGPPCNNTLDPFTEMRQGSLLQKVDRLDPVAAPAETLFEMATINGAKAAGFDRLGELKPGWRADIVGVRTDVTRATPLHDPLSHLVFAAHGDDVVFSMVDGEVLMDDGEVTTVDADDIRQQARDVGLSLEDHRDAAEEVRP, encoded by the coding sequence ATGATACTATCTGGCACGGTAATCGCGGACTCCGAGACAGTCCTCGACGACGGCAGCGTGGTGGTCGACGGGTCACGAATCGAGGCGGTGGGACGACGCGCGGAAATCGTCGATCGGTATCCGGATCGGGAAGAGCGATCCTACAACGTCCTCCTTCCCGGTCTCGTCGGGGGCCACATCCACTCGGTCCAGAGCCTCGGGCGCGGCATCGCGGACGATTCGGAACTGCTCGACTGGCTCTTCGAATACATCCTGCCGATGGAAGCGTCGCTGTCGGAGACGGAGATGGAAATCGCGGCGAAACTCGGCTACCTCGAGATGATCGAGAGCGGGACGACGACGTGTATCGATCACCTCTCTGTGAACCACGCGGATCGCGCGTTCGAGGCGGCCGGCACGATGGGGATCCGCGGCCTGCTCGGAAAGGTCATGATGGACCAACGGTCGCCGGAGGGTCTCGACGAAGCGACCGACGACGCACTGGCCGAGACCGAACGACTCATTCGGACGTACCACGGCTCGTTCGACGACCGCATCCGGTACGCGGTCACGCCCCGATTCGCCGTCTCGTGTACCGAGGAGTGCCTCCGCGGCGCTCGCGAACTCGCGGACAAATACGACGGCGTTCGAATCCACACGCACGCGAGCGAGAACCGAAGCGAGATCGAAACGGTCGAATCGGACACCGGGATGCGAAACATCCACTGGCTGGACGAGGTCGGTCTCACCGGAGAGGACGTCGTGCTCGCTCACTGCGTCTGGACGGACGAGAGCGAACGCGAGGTGCTGGCCGAGACCGGGACGCACGTCACCCACTGCCCCTCGTCGAATATGAAACTGGCGAGCGGCATCGCGCCCATCGTGGACTACCTGGATCGCGGAATCAACGTCGCACTCGGCAACGACGGGCCGCCCTGTAACAACACGCTCGATCCGTTCACGGAGATGCGCCAGGGGAGCCTCCTCCAGAAGGTCGACCGTCTCGACCCCGTCGCCGCACCTGCCGAGACGCTCTTCGAGATGGCGACGATCAACGGCGCGAAAGCTGCCGGCTTCGACCGACTCGGCGAGCTCAAACCGGGCTGGCGTGCGGACATTGTCGGCGTTCGGACCGACGTGACCCGTGCGACGCCGCTGCACGATCCGCTCTCCCACCTCGTCTTCGCGGCCCACGGCGACGACGTCGTCTTCTCGATGGTCGACGGTGAGGTGCTCATGGACGACGGCGAGGTAACGACCGTCGATGCGGACGATATCCGCCAGCAGGCACGCGACGTCGGGCTCTCGCTCGAGGACCATCGAGACGCTGCGGAGGAAGTGCGGCCATAG
- a CDS encoding PhnD/SsuA/transferrin family substrate-binding protein gives MVHVRSGPTRRSFLGVIGASIGLTAGCLGSADGEELSVGVIPDVDPETAIDRNVPLANHLEEELGTEIDLDTTSDYAGLVQATTGEHVDIAYFGGVSYVVASQRADVNAFAVGEKDGTTERPRNGPADHADAGVVHAVSMGVFDPGGDRTRIRRCRRTRVLPHDHDTAAPVSEVADRDRRRIRPRRGL, from the coding sequence ATGGTGCACGTTCGAAGCGGGCCGACCAGACGTTCGTTTCTCGGCGTGATCGGGGCGTCTATCGGTCTCACGGCAGGCTGTCTCGGAAGTGCGGACGGCGAGGAACTCTCCGTCGGCGTCATTCCGGACGTCGATCCGGAAACGGCGATCGACAGGAACGTTCCGCTCGCAAATCACCTCGAGGAGGAACTCGGGACCGAAATCGATCTGGATACGACGTCCGATTACGCGGGTCTGGTCCAGGCGACGACCGGAGAGCACGTCGACATCGCATACTTCGGCGGCGTCTCGTACGTCGTCGCGAGTCAGCGCGCCGACGTCAACGCGTTCGCCGTCGGCGAAAAGGACGGGACGACGGAGCGTCCACGGAATGGTCCCGCAGATCACGCCGACGCTGGTGTTGTACACGCTGTATCGATGGGAGTGTTCGATCCGGGCGGCGACCGTACTCGGATTCGTCGGTGCCGGCGGACTCGGGTATTACCTCACGATCACGATACAGCGGCTCCAGTATCGGAAGTTGCTGACCGCGATCGGCGCCGTATTCGTCCTCGTCGTGGGCTGTGA
- a CDS encoding sulfurtransferase TusA family protein translates to MHVDVSGMVCPQPVSIVRRCLEELEPGDELVVTGDYPPAERSICRTCYKHGYAVADATATDSEGTETFSLRIRVPERATPSADETVPRS, encoded by the coding sequence GTGCACGTCGACGTCAGTGGAATGGTCTGCCCGCAGCCGGTGAGCATCGTCCGGCGCTGTCTCGAGGAACTCGAGCCGGGTGACGAACTCGTCGTCACCGGCGATTATCCGCCCGCTGAGCGGAGTATTTGCAGAACGTGCTACAAACACGGATACGCGGTGGCCGATGCCACCGCGACCGACTCCGAGGGGACGGAGACGTTCTCCCTCCGGATCCGCGTCCCCGAACGGGCCACCCCATCAGCGGACGAGACCGTTCCGCGAAGCTGA
- a CDS encoding GNAT family N-acetyltransferase: protein MGTDDQRKAQGTPRFDQEQRYFSERQRRVYQFVREYEPVTGERLVQRFGSVTEQRGVVHHCAALKRLGFLAADGDRLRIGFDVETLSEPKSITSPEADVEVTIRPVRCAEYGDLRSRLRQHDGETPDVAAERIARRVASEGRLFRQDGVCERVAYAAYTADELRGWVLLSSSRPRGGHTVSLTSGARENRTRESDGGLERRLREYGLEWARSRGYGKVYRSLPATNAAAIETLESEGWEIDARREDRYRTESGPVDEVILAWRLDDGGTRPD, encoded by the coding sequence ATGGGAACGGACGACCAACGGAAGGCACAGGGAACCCCCCGGTTCGATCAGGAGCAACGCTATTTCAGCGAGCGCCAGCGACGCGTCTATCAGTTCGTCCGCGAATACGAGCCGGTGACCGGTGAGCGACTGGTCCAGCGGTTCGGTTCCGTGACCGAGCAACGCGGTGTCGTCCACCACTGTGCCGCGCTCAAACGACTCGGGTTTCTCGCGGCCGATGGGGACCGACTTCGAATCGGATTCGACGTCGAAACGCTCTCCGAGCCGAAATCGATCACCTCTCCCGAAGCCGACGTGGAAGTCACGATTCGACCGGTGCGGTGTGCCGAGTACGGTGACCTGCGTTCCCGTCTTCGACAGCACGACGGCGAGACTCCCGACGTCGCGGCGGAACGGATCGCTCGGCGAGTCGCGTCCGAGGGGCGACTGTTTCGCCAGGACGGGGTCTGTGAACGTGTCGCATACGCCGCGTACACGGCGGACGAACTCCGCGGGTGGGTCCTTCTCAGTTCGTCTCGGCCGCGGGGCGGACACACGGTGTCGCTGACGAGCGGCGCCCGCGAGAATCGAACTCGTGAGAGCGACGGCGGTCTCGAGCGGCGCCTCCGAGAGTACGGTCTCGAGTGGGCACGATCCCGAGGATACGGGAAGGTCTATCGCTCGCTTCCGGCCACGAACGCGGCTGCCATCGAGACCCTCGAATCCGAGGGCTGGGAAATCGACGCCAGACGCGAGGATCGCTATCGCACGGAATCGGGGCCCGTCGACGAAGTGATACTGGCGTGGCGGCTCGACGACGGCGGGACGCGTCCCGACTGA